CAATTGGATGTGATTGCCTCCCTGGCCACCGGCAACTGGCCCTTCATTCACGACGATTTGACTCTCTACTGGGGCGACATCAATGACCGGCTCAAGCAAACCCAGTCCATGCTCGACGAGCACATCGAAGTGGTGGACGGCCTCTCGGACACGATTGACACTCTGGCCTCGCACCGCATTGATGAAGTCGTCAGAGTGCTGACGATCATCACCGTCCTCACCCTGCCCCTCACCTTGCTCTCGACCATTTTTAGTATGAACGTCGTTTTGCCGTTCAAGGAACATCCGGCGTCGTTCTACGTGGTCATTGCCTTTGGCGTCGCCCTCACCGCCGCGCTGGTGTGGTATTTGCGACAACGAAGGTGGCTGTAAACAGAAAAGAGAAGAGAGAAGAGCGTAGCGATTGCCACCCCTCTCTCTTCTCTCCTCGCTCCTCTTTCAGCAGGTCTTACGGCGTCGCCAAAAACGCTTCTACAACTGGCCCGATACTTGCACGTTGAGGGATCCAGACGTTCGCCCCGCCGGGCGTGACCCACGCCGCCAGATAAGTCTGGTCAATGGCGTAAGTTGTGATCCGCGAGCGGTCAATTTTCTGCGCCGTCAAGCCGTAGGAAACGAGTTGCGGCAGAGTCAAGTCGGTCTCGAACGTGCCGGCGGCGGCAGTGTAAAGCTCCGGCAGGCGCGAAACAGCGTCAACACCGATGGCCTTGTCGCGGATGGCGAGCAGAACCAACTGCTGGCGTTTGATGCGCTCGGTGTCGTTGTCCTGATGGCGAGTGCGGGCGTAACGCAAGGCAGTGAGGCCATCCATGTGCTGGAGGCCAGGCTCGACGATCAGAGTCATGAAGCCGTAATCGTCGGTCGGGAATTTGTCGTCGTAGATGCGCTTTGGCACCTCAATGTCAATGCCGCCCAACGCGTCCACGCCGTTGACAAAGCCTTGAAAGTTGACGAGGGCGAAATGATCGAGCGGGATGCCGAAGTTGAGAGTCACAGCGTCCATCGCTTCGCGCGGGCCGCCGCCGGGCAAATCGTAAAGTTCGCCGTAGTAATAAGCAGTGTTGATTCGGCCTTCGGTGATCTTGTAGGCCTCCAGGTTGGGCAGGGCCACCCACACATCGCGTGGCAGAGCCAGCAATTTGGCCGTTTGATTATCAAAGTCAACACGAAGCACCATCATGGTGTCGGTGCGGGTGGGCTGACCGGCTTCGTCGGGACGCTCGTCCTTGCCCATGAGCAGGATGTTGACCACGCCGGTTGATGGAACTAGCGTGGCGGTGGGAACC
This Chloroflexota bacterium DNA region includes the following protein-coding sequences:
- a CDS encoding LCP family protein, producing MTIALAWVVGANICLTLGFIGVYWRTRSQALAANETPPPPLEVLQTIVPGVSGPTIREPTPVPTATLVPSTGVVNILLMGKDERPDEAGQPTRTDTMMVLRVDFDNQTAKLLALPRDVWVALPNLEAYKITEGRINTAYYYGELYDLPGGGPREAMDAVTLNFGIPLDHFALVNFQGFVNGVDALGGIDIEVPKRIYDDKFPTDDYGFMTLIVEPGLQHMDGLTALRYARTRHQDNDTERIKRQQLVLLAIRDKAIGVDAVSRLPELYTAAAGTFETDLTLPQLVSYGLTAQKIDRSRITTYAIDQTYLAAWVTPGGANVWIPQRASIGPVVEAFLATP